Below is a genomic region from Pleuronectes platessa chromosome 2, fPlePla1.1, whole genome shotgun sequence.
CAAGCTGGTGAGCGCCTCCACAGACAACATTGTCTCACAGTGGGACGTCCTGACTGGAGACTGTGACCAGAGATTCCGTTTCCCTTCACCCATCCTGAAACTGCAGTGCCACCCCAGAGACATGTGAGTGGCCGGGCAGCATCTGTCTGTACATGTGACACGTAAGATGATTGGTTGGTTAGATCTATAAAATGATGTCTGTGTTTTAGGGACAAGGTGCTGGTGTGTCCCATGAAGTCAGCCCCGGTCCTACTGACTCTGTCAGACTCCAAACACGTTGTCCTGCCTGTGGATGATGACTCAGACCTGAATGTGGTGGCAGCCTTTGACCGACGGGGCGAGTTCATCTACACAGGCAACGCCAAAGGAAAGGTCAGTTTCTCTATTCGTCGAAATCGGAACTTGAACATTTCTAAATGACGTAAAGGCAGATATCGATGCATACAACCTCCATAGACTGCTCAGTTTTTTACCCGAGCTTCATCAGCGGAAATAACATTTATAACATTTCCCTCCACTCACATTTTATACTCAGAGCTGAGtcccttttttctattttccttcACCATTGTATCTACTTCTGTCTGTTGTCGCAGATTCTCGTgttgaacacaaacactcaggaGCTGGTAGCGTCTTTCAGAGTGACCACTGGCACCAGTAACACGACGGCCATCAAATCCATCGAATTTGCAAGGAAGGGCAGGTGAGAACAGGATCATAGAACACAAAGAACCCTAATTTATAGTCCCAGCTGGCAAATACAAAATTTGTATATGCTTGTGATCTAATTTGACTTTTGTCCACTTGTCCCTGTGCAGTTGCTTCCTCATAAACACAGCAGACAGGATCATCAGAGTGTACGACGGCAGGGAAATAATGACGTGTGGTCTAGACGGTGAACCTGAGCCAATGCAGAAACTACAGGATCTGGTCAACAGGTATGTCAGCACAGGACAAACCACAGTTTTGTAGCGATgcatctgtctcctcctcttatcTCTGTGTGTTGATTGTCCTCCACTCCTGTTCTCCCTGCTCAGGACGCCGTGGAAGCGCTGCTGTTTCTCCGGGGATGGTGAGTACATTGTGGCCGGTTCAGCCAGGCAGCACGCCCTCTACATCTGGGAGAAGAGCATTGGCAACCTGGTGAAGATCCTGCATGGAACCagaggagagctgctgctggatgtcGCTGTAAGGATCTCGGAACTGAAATTCTTTACTAGTAGAACACAGTTTCCACAAATAATACTTTTGTTAATGTATTTCAGTTATTTTGAGATGATTGGTTGTTTACAATCAGAAATTTACGATCTAACCTTAAACCTCTCTTCAGTGGCATCCTGTACGTCCCATTATCGCCTCCATCTCTAGTGGAGTGGTTTCCATCTGGGCTCAGAATCAAGTGGTAAGTAGACAGAAATAGTGAAGTTGACATGTACATGAGGCAAGTGTCACAGGTGATTTATTTCACTCTAAATATTTGCGATGCAGGATAAAAGATGTGGCTTCATTTTGTGGTTTAAAAAACGTCTGAATCTTTGTTCGTCTGCAGGAAAACTGGAGCGCCTTTGCTCCCGACTTCAAAGAACTGGATGAGAACG
It encodes:
- the rbbp5 gene encoding retinoblastoma-binding protein 5 isoform X2 — protein: MNLELLESFGQNYPEEADGTLDCISMALTCTFNRWGTLLAVGCNDGRIVIWDFLTRGIAKIISAHIHPVCSLCWSRDGHKLVSASTDNIVSQWDVLTGDCDQRFRFPSPILKLQCHPRDMDKVLVCPMKSAPVLLTLSDSKHVVLPVDDDSDLNVVAAFDRRGEFIYTGNAKGKILVLNTNTQELVASFRVTTGTSNTTAIKSIEFARKGSCFLINTADRIIRVYDGREIMTCGLDGEPEPMQKLQDLVNRTPWKRCCFSGDGEYIVAGSARQHALYIWEKSIGNLVKILHGTRGELLLDVAWHPVRPIIASISSGVVSIWAQNQVENWSAFAPDFKELDENVEYEERESEFDIEDEDKSEPEQTGADAAEDEEVDVTTVDPIVAFCSSDEELEDYKALLYLPIAPEVEDPEENPFGPPPDSSVQSTAPEEALAVGDKKQRQPSSEGPAKKKARTTTIELQGVPSDEVHPLLGVKGDGKSKKKTAGRPKGSKGTLVSQSYKQHDIGGMD